A single window of Fischerella sp. PCC 9605 DNA harbors:
- a CDS encoding serpin family protein yields the protein MKQKFSSAWENFLQRRYAVRLGRRYALAAASVVLMSVIGCSQVNGSTSVFAQSSPPRSESPMPQKSVLPNTKLITANTKFGFKLFSEILKQDSDRNIFISPTSVAIALDMTYNGAGGSTQQAMAKALELQGLSVPEINSSNAALKVLLENPDPQVQLSIANSLWANQDVSIKPDFLKRTQDFYQAKVTNLNFKDASAPGIINNWVNEKTSGKINKIVENIEPDQVLFLLNAVYFKGKWNNEFDKQQTAQYPFYITSGSQKQHPMMSQKGKYKYYENEQFQAVSLPYGKEAKISFYVFLPKQNYNLKSFYQNLNAENWEKWMSQFSQQEGFIRLPRFKMDYEVTLNNALKVLGMGEAFTNQADFSGIGENLAISDVKHKTFVEVNEEGTEAAATTSVGIVALSLPVNEPFRMIVDRPFFCAIRDNQTGSILFMGSIVDPQA from the coding sequence GAAAATTTCCTACAAAGACGTTATGCTGTTCGTTTGGGAAGGCGCTATGCTCTAGCAGCTGCCAGTGTAGTTCTTATGAGCGTGATTGGATGTTCCCAAGTCAATGGTAGCACAAGCGTTTTTGCTCAATCGAGTCCGCCTCGCTCAGAATCTCCTATGCCTCAAAAATCTGTCTTGCCTAATACTAAACTCATTACTGCTAATACAAAGTTTGGCTTTAAACTTTTTTCAGAAATTCTCAAACAAGACAGCGATCGCAATATTTTTATTTCACCTACCAGCGTGGCGATCGCTTTAGACATGACCTACAACGGTGCTGGTGGCAGTACGCAACAAGCAATGGCGAAGGCACTCGAGTTACAGGGGTTAAGTGTGCCAGAAATTAACTCCTCTAACGCGGCTTTAAAAGTGCTTTTAGAAAATCCCGATCCACAAGTTCAACTAAGTATTGCTAACTCGCTGTGGGCAAATCAAGACGTTAGCATTAAACCTGATTTTCTCAAAAGAACTCAGGATTTTTATCAAGCTAAAGTGACAAATTTAAATTTTAAAGATGCAAGTGCGCCTGGCATTATTAACAATTGGGTTAATGAAAAAACTAGTGGCAAAATTAATAAGATAGTTGAAAACATAGAACCCGACCAGGTGCTATTTCTTCTCAATGCAGTTTATTTTAAAGGCAAATGGAATAATGAATTCGACAAACAGCAAACTGCCCAATACCCTTTTTATATAACATCTGGTAGTCAGAAACAACACCCGATGATGTCGCAAAAAGGTAAATATAAATACTATGAAAACGAGCAATTTCAGGCAGTAAGTTTGCCTTATGGCAAAGAAGCTAAAATTAGCTTTTATGTTTTTCTACCCAAACAAAACTATAACCTTAAATCTTTCTATCAAAATTTAAATGCTGAAAACTGGGAAAAATGGATGTCTCAGTTTAGCCAGCAAGAAGGTTTTATTCGCTTGCCCCGCTTTAAAATGGATTATGAAGTGACGCTCAATAATGCTCTGAAGGTCTTAGGTATGGGCGAGGCTTTCACCAATCAAGCGGACTTTTCTGGCATCGGAGAAAATCTCGCCATTAGCGATGTTAAACATAAAACCTTTGTAGAAGTAAATGAAGAAGGTACAGAAGCTGCTGCTACTACTTCCGTAGGAATAGTAGCACTATCTTTACCTGTTAATGAACCATTCCGGATGATTGTTGATCGTCCGTTTTTCTGTGCTATTCGCGACAACCAAACAGGTAGTATTTTATTTATGGGTTCGATTGTAGACCCACAAGCGTAA